A DNA window from Arachis duranensis cultivar V14167 chromosome 3, aradu.V14167.gnm2.J7QH, whole genome shotgun sequence contains the following coding sequences:
- the LOC127745428 gene encoding uncharacterized protein LOC127745428 produces the protein MNCLIWNVREAASNAFRRTFKDMYRHHRPDLVVLLETKCSGNTVTTVIQQLDLKYHIVEEAQEFAGGIWVCWNRDDLYINAIENHNQYIHVKVQEPNVRKCCGLIDLGFMGSRYTWRGPKWEGLDRVFKKLDRALSNSSWRTRFDEAKVEILARTNLDHHPLLIKMANDPNSRRDRPFRFEAIIKRRILNRIAGIQRSANYGRNPYLDDLEQKLNKDLNEILDKAKTFWLQKSREKWIVEGDKNTKFYHTKTIIRRGKNKILKLKDSNGRWIKEEEDLRNHVINHFKDFYQEEVMIVPFNLLQLSLPNFSLFECRNLSRIPDEAEIRKALFSIGSLKAPGSDGFPALLYKNNWDLMKGKVCDFITMCWKEPDLIKHASITLIALIPKLNSPDTINHFRPIALCNVSYKIITNRIKPLLNDRISVHQSSFILGRKIQDNILIAKEIMHSTRRMKGKKQFMAIKVDFEKAYDRLNWNFIK, from the exons atgAATTGCTTAATTTGGAATGTCAGGGAAGCAGCAAGTAATGCTTTTAGGAGAACTTTCAAGGACATGTATAGGCATCATAGGCCAGACTTAGTTGTTCTGCTTGAGACTAAGTGCAGTGGAAATACTGTTACTACAGTTATACAACAACTTGACTTAAAGTATCACATCGTAGAAGAAGCACAAGAATTTGCAGGAGGCATATGGGTCTGCTGGAATAGGGATGACCTTTATATCAATGCTATAGAGAACCATAACCAATATATACATGTCAAAGTTCAAGAGCCCAATGTCAGAAAATG TTGTGGACTTATTGATCTAGGTTTCATGGGATCTAGATACACTTGGCGAGGACCCAAGTGGGAGGGGCTGGATAGAGTTTTCAAGAAGCTCGACAGAGCTCTATCTAACTCATCCTGGAGAACTAGATTTGATGAAGCCAAAGTTGAGATCCTCGCTAGAACTAATTTGGATCACCACCCTCTTCTTATTAAGATGGCCAACGACCCCAATAGTAGGAGAGATAGACCGTTCAGATTTGAGGCTAT aataaagagaaGAATCTTAAACCGGATTGCGGGAATTCAAAGAAGTGCGAATTATGGAAGGAATCCTTATCTTGATGATCTTGAACAGAAACTCAATAAGGATTTGAACGAGATTTTAGACAAAGCGAAAACTTTTTGGCTCCAAAAATCTAGAGAAAAATGGATTGTGGAGGGAGATAAGAATACTAAGTTCTACCATACTAAAACCATTATTAGAAGGGGAAAGAACAAAATCCTAAAGCTTAAAGACAGCAACGGAAGATGGatcaaagaagaggaagacctaagaaatCATGTCATTAATCATTTCAAAGATTTCTACCAAGAAGAGGTAATGATTGTTCCCTTTAATCTATTACAACTTTCTCTCCCTAACTTTAGTCTTTTTGAATGCAGGAATCTGAGCAGAATTCCAGATGAGGCGGAGATCAGAAAAGCGCTTTTCAGCATAGGATCGCTAAAAGCCCCAGGAAGTGATGGTTTTCCAGCGTTGTTATACAAGAATAATTGGGACTTAATGAAGGGAAAGGTTTGCGACTTTATCACTATGTGTTGGAAGGAGCCAGATCTCATCAAACATGCCAGCATAACCCTGATTGCACTCATTCCAAAGTTGAACAGTCCTGATACTATTAACCATTTCAGACCTATTGCCCTATGTAATGTGAGCTACAAGATCATAACGAATAGAATCAAGCCCCTCTTAAATGACCGGATTTCAGTCCATCAATCAAGCTTCATCCTAGGAAGGAAGATACAAGACAACATCCTTATAGCTAAGGAAATTATGCATTCTACGAGAAGGATGAAAGGAAAAAAGCAATTCATGGCCATCAAAGTTGACTTTGAGAAGGCTTATGACAGGCTTAATTGGAATTTCATCAAGTAA
- the LOC107477245 gene encoding uncharacterized protein LOC107477245 isoform X2 has product MLLEKVLNEFTHGKQEKVSKSEFKEVLSDILLGMAAGLKRDPIVILRIDGEDLLEFLNGPSYEAEMASIFSQIGSPQKSLRHHIVEAFSKLTVDQGIPPASDSWVFSNIVEPVLLSQGGPDWDKPLASENQETFLEGFKKVALCVAERLKEQPVIVAHSENTFDGSGVKRLLSNKFEFDKTLNSVVENLPKDKNGKISKEYLRLALDGVSPSAGLPPFGAIEEMDKVIGEVFKMMNADDAKMVKEDEFKKLLTEILGSIMLQLEGNPISVSSNSVVHEPLGSSSSLLKPSTTETAA; this is encoded by the exons ATGCTtttagaaaaa GTGTTGAATGAGTTCACACATGGCAAGCAAGAAAAAGTGAGCAAGAGTGAGTTCAAGGAGGTTCTGTCAGACATTCTGTTGGGTATGGCTGCTGGTTTGAAGAGAGATCCAATTGTGATTCTACGCATTGATGGTGAAGATCTTCTTGAGTTTCTTAATGGCCCAAGTTATGAAGCTGAAATGGCATCCATATTCTCTCAGATTGGTTCCCCTCAAAAATCACTTCGTCACCATATAGTTGAAGCTTTTTCTAAACTCACTGTTGATCAAGGAATTCCTCCTGCTTCAGATTCTTGG GTGTTTAGCAACATTGTGGAACCTGTACTGTTATCTCAAGGTGGACCTGATTGGGATAAGCCTCTTGCTTCTGAAAATCAAGAGACATTTTTGGAGGGGTTTAAGAAAGTTGCATTATGTGTAGCTGAACGGCTTAAGGAGCAACCTGTCATTGTTGCTCATAGCGAAAACACCTTTGATGGATCTGGTGTTAAGAGACTACTATCCAACAAGTTTGAATTTGACAAG ACTTTGAATTCAGTTGTAGAGAATTTGCCTAAAGATAAGAATGGAAAAATTTCAAAGGAGTATCTACGGCTAGCACTAGATGGAGTGTCTCCATCTGCTGGATTACCACCATTTGGTGCAATTGAAGAG ATGGATAAGGTTATTGGAGAAGTGTTCAAGATGATGAATGCAGATGATGCGAAGATGGTTAAAGAAGATGAATTCAAGAAACTGTTAACTGAAATACTAGGAAGTATTATGTTGCAGCTTGAGGGAAATCCCATATCAGTTTCTTCCAACTCTGTAGTGCATGAGCCtcttggttcttcttcttcacttctCAAGCCATCAACTACTGAAACAGCAGCATAA
- the LOC107477245 gene encoding uncharacterized protein LOC107477245 isoform X1: MERRVNNGSSAKNGQVLDGSNIMELVGNEAVFSNFVDHKFQELDRDRDGKLSVKELQPAVADIGAALGLPAQGSNPDSDHIYSEVLNEFTHGKQEKVSKSEFKEVLSDILLGMAAGLKRDPIVILRIDGEDLLEFLNGPSYEAEMASIFSQIGSPQKSLRHHIVEAFSKLTVDQGIPPASDSWVFSNIVEPVLLSQGGPDWDKPLASENQETFLEGFKKVALCVAERLKEQPVIVAHSENTFDGSGVKRLLSNKFEFDKTLNSVVENLPKDKNGKISKEYLRLALDGVSPSAGLPPFGAIEEMDKVIGEVFKMMNADDAKMVKEDEFKKLLTEILGSIMLQLEGNPISVSSNSVVHEPLGSSSSLLKPSTTETAA, encoded by the exons ATGGAGAGAAGAGTGAATAACGGTTCATCAGCAAAGAATGGACAGGTTCTAGACGGTTCCAATATAATGGAGTTGGTTGGGAACGAGGCAGTGTTCAGCAACTTCGTGGACCATAAGTTTCAGGAGCTGGATAGAGACAGAGATGGCAAGCTTTCTGTGAAGGAACTTCAACCTGCTGTTGCTGATATTGGTGCTGCTCTTGGTCTCCCTGCTCAGGGTTCTAACCCTGATTCTGACCACATCTATTCTGAG GTGTTGAATGAGTTCACACATGGCAAGCAAGAAAAAGTGAGCAAGAGTGAGTTCAAGGAGGTTCTGTCAGACATTCTGTTGGGTATGGCTGCTGGTTTGAAGAGAGATCCAATTGTGATTCTACGCATTGATGGTGAAGATCTTCTTGAGTTTCTTAATGGCCCAAGTTATGAAGCTGAAATGGCATCCATATTCTCTCAGATTGGTTCCCCTCAAAAATCACTTCGTCACCATATAGTTGAAGCTTTTTCTAAACTCACTGTTGATCAAGGAATTCCTCCTGCTTCAGATTCTTGG GTGTTTAGCAACATTGTGGAACCTGTACTGTTATCTCAAGGTGGACCTGATTGGGATAAGCCTCTTGCTTCTGAAAATCAAGAGACATTTTTGGAGGGGTTTAAGAAAGTTGCATTATGTGTAGCTGAACGGCTTAAGGAGCAACCTGTCATTGTTGCTCATAGCGAAAACACCTTTGATGGATCTGGTGTTAAGAGACTACTATCCAACAAGTTTGAATTTGACAAG ACTTTGAATTCAGTTGTAGAGAATTTGCCTAAAGATAAGAATGGAAAAATTTCAAAGGAGTATCTACGGCTAGCACTAGATGGAGTGTCTCCATCTGCTGGATTACCACCATTTGGTGCAATTGAAGAG ATGGATAAGGTTATTGGAGAAGTGTTCAAGATGATGAATGCAGATGATGCGAAGATGGTTAAAGAAGATGAATTCAAGAAACTGTTAACTGAAATACTAGGAAGTATTATGTTGCAGCTTGAGGGAAATCCCATATCAGTTTCTTCCAACTCTGTAGTGCATGAGCCtcttggttcttcttcttcacttctCAAGCCATCAACTACTGAAACAGCAGCATAA
- the LOC127745620 gene encoding uncharacterized protein LOC127745620: MVHSEERGSTSNRRSGRDENESSWSLNVTGSVGSRWKKKWVAPECNCGIYAILFMSGTDMNPNRLFFRCPYFKTPTPHCKYFYWLDDYVASFNEDAAKTLLFGGLKLNQNHKEDHSSADDNKVRELEERLVGLEIHLKKARLNFSQIRCSSVGCVMLAFVAGIVVRNLFSGVV, from the exons ATGGTTCATAGTGAAGAACGTGGATCGACATCAAATCGGCGAAGTGGGAGAGATGAAAACGAATCAAGTTGGAGTTTGAATGTTACTGGGAGTGTGGGATCAAGGTGGAAGAAGAAGTGGGTTGCCCCAGAGTGTAATTGTGGAATTTATGCAATTTTGTTCATGTCTGGAACCGATATGAACCCAAACAGACTATTCTTTCGATGCCCATATTTCAAG ACTCCAACACCTCATTGCAAATACTTTTATTGGCTTGATGATTATGTTGCATCATTCAATGAGGATGCTGCGAAGACTCTTTTGTTCGGAGGTTTGAAGCTGAATCAGAATCATAAAGAAGATCATTCTTCTGCAGATGATAACAAAGTTAGGGAGCTAGAGGAAAGATTGGTTGGCTTAGAAATTCATTTGAAGAAAGCTAGATTGAATTTTAGTCAAATTAGATGCAGTAGTGTTGGATGTGTTATGTTGGCATTTGTTGCTGGAATTGTAGTCAGAAACCTGTTTAGTGGTGTAGTTTAG